In a single window of the Coffea eugenioides isolate CCC68of chromosome 3, Ceug_1.0, whole genome shotgun sequence genome:
- the LOC113765812 gene encoding uncharacterized protein LOC113765812, translating into MDSRKLSIPLVGLHRNFDLSFPNLHMPPSRLKITCGLRKIGPRKPMWRSRVLSPEAIQAVQSLKLAKCRDKLAEVFANRISGLMKADLLDILSELQRQNEVELALQPK; encoded by the coding sequence ATGGATTCACGGAAATTGAGCATTCCTCTAGTGGGTTTGCACCGAAACTTCGATCTCTCTTTTCCCAATCTGCATATGCCCCCATCAAGGCTAAAAATTACATGTGGGTTGAGAAAGATTGGACCAAGAAAACCAATGTGGAGGTCAAGGGTGTTGTCCCCGGAAGCCATACaagctgtccaatctttgaaaTTAGCAAAATGTCGAGACAAATTAGCAGAGGTCTTTGCCAATAGAATCAGCGGACTCATGAAGGCTGacttgttggatattttatCCGAGCTGCAAAGGCAAAACGAAGTAGAATTAGCCCTTCAG